In Streptomyces sp. NBC_00569, a single genomic region encodes these proteins:
- a CDS encoding LLM class flavin-dependent oxidoreductase, producing the protein MSWPTKGVRVHPPAHRLPTRFGAFIAPYHGTDGSPALQIRGDLDLVRHLDTLGYDEAWIGEHHSAGYETVASPEVFIAAAAELTRRIRLGTGVNSLPYHHPLILADRLLQLDHQTMGRVMFGAGPGQLASDAFMMGIDPLRQRAMMAEALDAIVRLVRGETVTERTDWYELADARLQLGPYRPEGLDMAVASTVSPSGSVQAGRHGIGLLSLAAADPAGLAALNGNWTAYEKSCARHGHTADRAAWRLVVPMHLAETREAAREQAAYGVLHLVRYIEGLSGTELPWGRTAKDALDRWTSDGFPVFGVATIGTPDDALARIEALAEACGGFGTLLLLDLPTGTPATKRRSYELFAEHVVPHCTGANRRRTASAAWAHENSERFVGAMRSAVEAAVRGGGESR; encoded by the coding sequence ATGTCCTGGCCGACGAAAGGCGTACGCGTGCACCCTCCAGCGCATCGACTGCCCACGCGCTTCGGCGCGTTCATCGCCCCGTACCACGGAACCGACGGCAGCCCCGCCCTCCAGATCCGCGGCGACCTCGACCTGGTCCGTCATCTCGACACCCTCGGCTACGACGAGGCGTGGATCGGCGAACACCACTCCGCCGGGTACGAGACCGTCGCGTCGCCCGAGGTGTTCATCGCCGCGGCCGCCGAGCTCACGCGGCGGATCAGGCTCGGCACGGGCGTGAACTCCCTGCCGTACCACCACCCCCTGATCCTCGCCGACCGGCTGCTCCAGCTCGACCACCAGACGATGGGACGGGTGATGTTCGGCGCGGGCCCCGGCCAGCTGGCCTCCGACGCGTTCATGATGGGCATCGACCCGCTGCGCCAGCGCGCGATGATGGCCGAGGCGCTCGACGCGATCGTCCGCCTGGTGCGCGGCGAGACGGTCACCGAGCGGACGGACTGGTACGAGCTCGCCGACGCGCGCCTCCAGCTCGGCCCCTACCGGCCCGAGGGCCTCGACATGGCCGTCGCCTCCACGGTCTCGCCCTCGGGCTCCGTCCAGGCGGGCCGGCACGGCATCGGCCTGCTGTCCCTGGCCGCCGCCGACCCGGCCGGCCTCGCGGCGCTGAACGGGAACTGGACGGCGTACGAGAAGTCCTGCGCCCGCCACGGCCACACCGCCGACCGCGCCGCCTGGCGCCTCGTCGTGCCGATGCACCTCGCCGAGACCCGCGAGGCGGCCCGGGAGCAGGCGGCGTACGGGGTCCTGCACCTGGTGCGCTACATCGAGGGCCTGTCCGGCACGGAGCTGCCCTGGGGCCGCACCGCGAAGGACGCGCTCGACCGGTGGACGTCCGACGGCTTCCCGGTCTTCGGGGTCGCCACCATCGGCACCCCGGACGACGCGCTGGCCCGTATCGAGGCGCTCGCCGAGGCCTGCGGCGGCTTCGGCACGCTCCTCCTGCTCGACCTGCCGACCGGCACCCCCGCCACCAAACGGCGCAGCTACGAACTGTTCGCCGAGCACGTGGTCCCGCACTGCACCGGCGCGAACCGCCGCCGCACCGCGTCTGCCGCCTGGGCCCACGAGAACAGCGAGCGGTTCGTCGGGGCGATGCGCAGCGCCGTCGAGGCGGCCGTGCGCGGCGGGGGAGAGTCCCGATGA
- a CDS encoding PaaX family transcriptional regulator, with the protein MEEPRTRRRGDGSPSARTLALTVLGEYVRYPGDGKVWSGAVVGALGACGIGEAATRRALTRLAREGWVRTEPAGRRTRLVLEPRLVTLLTAWTHRLERAVDETAWGGEWQQLLLRVPPGAWRERALVEQQLAFEGFGPLGQGVWVAADAGGVPVLRELLREQGLDAYALWLTSRTPDDARLIERAWDLATVRESHERFVARFAGLRAAENASGDAAAFVARTRLVHAWRGTFERDPRLPGALLPDDWPGRAATRLFVDAWRALREPADRYWRGLTGDRATDGV; encoded by the coding sequence TTGGAAGAGCCACGGACCCGGCGGCGGGGCGACGGTTCGCCCAGTGCGCGCACGCTCGCGCTCACCGTTCTCGGCGAGTACGTGCGGTATCCCGGCGACGGCAAGGTGTGGTCGGGGGCCGTCGTGGGCGCGCTCGGCGCCTGCGGCATCGGTGAGGCGGCGACGCGCCGGGCCCTGACGCGGCTCGCGCGGGAGGGCTGGGTGCGCACGGAGCCGGCCGGGCGCAGGACCCGCCTCGTCCTGGAGCCACGCCTGGTGACGCTGCTCACCGCGTGGACGCACCGCCTGGAGCGCGCGGTCGACGAGACGGCGTGGGGCGGCGAGTGGCAGCAGCTGCTGCTGCGTGTCCCGCCGGGAGCGTGGCGTGAACGGGCGCTGGTGGAGCAGCAGTTGGCGTTCGAGGGGTTCGGACCGCTCGGGCAGGGGGTGTGGGTGGCCGCCGACGCCGGTGGTGTGCCGGTGCTGCGCGAGCTGCTGCGCGAGCAGGGGCTCGACGCGTACGCGCTGTGGCTGACCTCCCGCACGCCGGACGACGCGCGGCTCATCGAGCGGGCCTGGGACCTGGCCACGGTCCGCGAGAGCCACGAGCGGTTCGTGGCGCGCTTCGCCGGCCTCCGCGCAGCGGAGAACGCGTCCGGCGACGCGGCCGCGTTCGTGGCCAGGACCCGGCTGGTGCACGCCTGGCGCGGGACGTTCGAGCGGGATCCGCGGCTGCCCGGCGCGCTGCTGCCGGACGACTGGCCGGGCCGCGCCGCGACCCGGCTGTTCGTCGACGCGTGGCGGGCGTTGCGGGAGCCCGCCGACCGCTACTGGCGCGGCCTCACCGGGGATCGAGCCACGGACGGCGTGTAG